The Zingiber officinale cultivar Zhangliang chromosome 9A, Zo_v1.1, whole genome shotgun sequence genome window below encodes:
- the LOC122019839 gene encoding F-box only protein 6-like isoform X2 — protein sequence MDEAAVLRQVVGQIQELCQLFASPTLDRPHQINPRLYFLELNNSLEHDFCGLLMEDKSGQKMVEVLESSPCKRLRKNNPLKSIATISSDMMNQQIWKDFPEDLFEAVIARLPTESFFRFRTVCRKWNSLLSSSTFSQQIAEVPQLHPWFYAVTHENITKGVMYSPIQRKWHHISISFLPAKTVLLPVASAGGLVCFLDLAHKNFYVSNPLTDSFKELPPRSYRVWSRVAVGMILNAKTVSNGYKIVWLGCNGDHEVYDSIRNCWTHCADFPPSINLPLSLNFRSQTVSIGSTIYFMHAEPNGILAYDVATGVWKQYLIPSPPHLTDHTLAEYEGQILLVGLVTKNAATCIYIWEMQKMTLLWKEVDRMPNIWCLELYGKHVRMTCLGNHGLLMLSLRSKRMNRLVMYNLSTKEWQRVPECSHPHGRKRQTIACGTAFHPFPTARA from the coding sequence ATTATATTTTTTAGAGTTGAATAACTCACTGGAACATGACTTCTGTGGCCTTTTAATGGAGGATAAGTCCGGCCAAAAAATGGTTGAAGTTCTTGAGTCTTCACCTTGCAAAAGACTGAGAAAAAACAACCCTTTAAAATCAATTGCAACAATTTCAAGTGACATGATGAACCAACAAATCTGGAAGGACTTTCCAGAAGATCTTTTTGAAGCTGTCATTGCAAGACTCCCCACAGAATCCTTCTTCAGGTTTAGAACTGTTTGCAGAAAGTGGAATTCTTTATTGTCCTCAAGCACTTTCTCCCAACAAATTGCAGAAGTTCCACAATTACATCCTTGGTTCTATGCTGTCACCCATGAAAACATAACCAAAGGAGTCATGTACAGTCCTATCCAGAGGAAGTGGCATCATATCTCCATTTCATTTCTGCCAGCAAAGACAGTACTTCTTCCAGTTGCCTCAGCTGGTGGTCTTGTCTGCTTCTTGGATTTAGCGCACAAAAATTTCTATGTTAGTAATCCTCTCACCGATTCGTTCAAAGAACTTCCACCAAGATCTTACCGAGTGTGGTCAAGGGTGGCTGTTGGGATGATACTAAATGCGAAGACTGTGTCCAATGGATACAAAATAGTGTGGCTAGGATGCAATGGGGATCACGAGGTCTATGACTCCATTCGTAACTGTTGGACACATTGTGCTGATTTTCCTCCAAGCATCAACCTTCCACTCTCTTTGAATTTTAGGTCACAAACTGTATCTATTGGCAGTACCATCTACTTCATGCATGCCGAACCCAATGGCATCTTGGCATATGATGTGGCAACTGGTGTTTGGAAGCAATACCTTATACCTTCGCCGCCACATCTTACAGACCATACACTAGCAGAGTATGAGGGCCAAATTTTGCTTGTAGGGTTGGTAACTAAGAATGCTGCCACTTGCATCTACATATGGGAGATGCAAAAGATGACTCTCCTCTGGAAGGAGGTGGACAGAATGCCAAACATATGGTGCTTAGAGCTTTACGGTAAGCACGTGCGTATGACATGCCTGGGCAACCATGGGTTGCTCATGCTTTCGTTGAGGTCAAAGCGGATGAACCGTCTAGTCATGTATAATTTGTCTACAAAAGAATGGCAGCGCGTGCCAGAATGCTCGCACCCTCATGGTCGGAAGAGACAGACAATTGCATGTGGAACTGCATTTCACCCATTTCCGACTGCTCGTGCTTGA
- the LOC122019839 gene encoding F-box only protein 6-like isoform X1, whose translation MDEAAVLRQVVGQIQELCQLFASPTLDRPHQINPSRLYFLELNNSLEHDFCGLLMEDKSGQKMVEVLESSPCKRLRKNNPLKSIATISSDMMNQQIWKDFPEDLFEAVIARLPTESFFRFRTVCRKWNSLLSSSTFSQQIAEVPQLHPWFYAVTHENITKGVMYSPIQRKWHHISISFLPAKTVLLPVASAGGLVCFLDLAHKNFYVSNPLTDSFKELPPRSYRVWSRVAVGMILNAKTVSNGYKIVWLGCNGDHEVYDSIRNCWTHCADFPPSINLPLSLNFRSQTVSIGSTIYFMHAEPNGILAYDVATGVWKQYLIPSPPHLTDHTLAEYEGQILLVGLVTKNAATCIYIWEMQKMTLLWKEVDRMPNIWCLELYGKHVRMTCLGNHGLLMLSLRSKRMNRLVMYNLSTKEWQRVPECSHPHGRKRQTIACGTAFHPFPTARA comes from the coding sequence CAGATTATATTTTTTAGAGTTGAATAACTCACTGGAACATGACTTCTGTGGCCTTTTAATGGAGGATAAGTCCGGCCAAAAAATGGTTGAAGTTCTTGAGTCTTCACCTTGCAAAAGACTGAGAAAAAACAACCCTTTAAAATCAATTGCAACAATTTCAAGTGACATGATGAACCAACAAATCTGGAAGGACTTTCCAGAAGATCTTTTTGAAGCTGTCATTGCAAGACTCCCCACAGAATCCTTCTTCAGGTTTAGAACTGTTTGCAGAAAGTGGAATTCTTTATTGTCCTCAAGCACTTTCTCCCAACAAATTGCAGAAGTTCCACAATTACATCCTTGGTTCTATGCTGTCACCCATGAAAACATAACCAAAGGAGTCATGTACAGTCCTATCCAGAGGAAGTGGCATCATATCTCCATTTCATTTCTGCCAGCAAAGACAGTACTTCTTCCAGTTGCCTCAGCTGGTGGTCTTGTCTGCTTCTTGGATTTAGCGCACAAAAATTTCTATGTTAGTAATCCTCTCACCGATTCGTTCAAAGAACTTCCACCAAGATCTTACCGAGTGTGGTCAAGGGTGGCTGTTGGGATGATACTAAATGCGAAGACTGTGTCCAATGGATACAAAATAGTGTGGCTAGGATGCAATGGGGATCACGAGGTCTATGACTCCATTCGTAACTGTTGGACACATTGTGCTGATTTTCCTCCAAGCATCAACCTTCCACTCTCTTTGAATTTTAGGTCACAAACTGTATCTATTGGCAGTACCATCTACTTCATGCATGCCGAACCCAATGGCATCTTGGCATATGATGTGGCAACTGGTGTTTGGAAGCAATACCTTATACCTTCGCCGCCACATCTTACAGACCATACACTAGCAGAGTATGAGGGCCAAATTTTGCTTGTAGGGTTGGTAACTAAGAATGCTGCCACTTGCATCTACATATGGGAGATGCAAAAGATGACTCTCCTCTGGAAGGAGGTGGACAGAATGCCAAACATATGGTGCTTAGAGCTTTACGGTAAGCACGTGCGTATGACATGCCTGGGCAACCATGGGTTGCTCATGCTTTCGTTGAGGTCAAAGCGGATGAACCGTCTAGTCATGTATAATTTGTCTACAAAAGAATGGCAGCGCGTGCCAGAATGCTCGCACCCTCATGGTCGGAAGAGACAGACAATTGCATGTGGAACTGCATTTCACCCATTTCCGACTGCTCGTGCTTGA